Proteins encoded in a region of the Methanofollis tationis genome:
- a CDS encoding SDR family oxidoreductase produces MRYIVTGGAGFIGSHIAEALSGKHEIVVIDDLSSGHCENLKGIDCEFVEGSITDLALLQETFAGADGVFHQAAIASVPRSVEDPLATHAVNLTGTLNVLIAARDCGVRKVVMASSAAVYGENPELPKREEMAPDLLSPYAAQKLSDEHYAAVFSKLYGLSTVCLRYFNVFGPRQDPSSPYSGVISIFGSRILEGEPITIHGDGGQTRDFVYVRDVVQANLRAMASDAEGVFNIARGEQTDLNTLARTMMQAAGKGVEIRYGPPRGGDIRHSLAEISRSREVLGWRPEYAIQTGLAETMRWIEEETTSRKQISRA; encoded by the coding sequence ATGCGCTACATCGTCACCGGCGGAGCCGGATTCATCGGCTCCCATATCGCCGAGGCGCTCTCAGGAAAGCACGAGATCGTCGTCATCGACGACCTCTCGTCCGGGCACTGCGAGAACCTCAAGGGCATCGACTGCGAGTTCGTCGAAGGGAGCATCACCGACCTCGCCCTCCTGCAGGAGACCTTCGCCGGCGCCGACGGCGTCTTCCACCAGGCGGCGATCGCCTCGGTGCCGCGATCGGTCGAAGACCCCCTTGCAACGCACGCGGTAAACCTGACCGGCACCCTCAACGTCCTCATCGCGGCCAGGGACTGCGGCGTGCGGAAGGTCGTGATGGCATCGTCCGCCGCGGTCTACGGCGAAAACCCCGAACTCCCGAAGAGGGAGGAGATGGCGCCCGACCTCCTCTCCCCCTACGCCGCCCAGAAACTCTCGGACGAGCATTACGCCGCCGTCTTTTCGAAGCTCTACGGACTTTCGACCGTCTGCCTCCGCTACTTCAACGTCTTCGGCCCCAGACAGGACCCCTCCTCGCCGTACTCGGGCGTGATCTCGATCTTCGGCTCCCGGATTCTGGAGGGCGAACCGATCACCATCCACGGCGACGGCGGCCAGACGAGAGACTTCGTCTATGTCAGGGACGTCGTGCAGGCGAACCTGCGTGCGATGGCCTCAGACGCAGAAGGAGTCTTCAACATCGCCCGCGGCGAGCAGACCGACCTGAACACGCTTGCCAGGACCATGATGCAGGCGGCCGGAAAGGGTGTAGAAATACGCTACGGGCCGCCAAGGGGCGGCGACATCCGTCACTCGCTTGCGGAGATCTCGCGATCTCGCGAGGTGCTCGGTTGGAGGCCGGAATATGCAATCCAGACAGGACTCGCAGAGACGATGCGCTGGATCGAGGAGGAGACGACATCGAGAAAGCAGATCAGCCGTGCCTGA
- a CDS encoding oligosaccharide flippase family protein, whose protein sequence is MVRVASTFAGDIFKLVGGTAISQAIVILASPILTRMYGPEAFGLLSLFTSVTAIIAVIVCMRYEMAIMLPESDLEAANLLAGCLLVTCLISGLTLFFALNGDLVAGMMNAPELARYLWLAAPSVFFSGVFLSLNSWNSRTKHFGRLSVATVASKVLATGTQLGAGAAGYATGGSLIAASVFGQIIATVALAGQIWREDRDIFSGVRKKEIYLGFIRYKKFPLIDTWSALLNTLSWQLPVFLLAFYFSPVVVGWYALGMRMLQFPMSLIGKAISQVFFQRSAEFRSDERFPLFVTQVFRMLVVTGMFPILLVTVFGSDLFGVVFGETWTEAGLYAQILSIWAFVWFISSPLSTLYVVFEKQGFGLTFNLLNMISRLVSLVIGGVLGSPTMALALFALSGVFTYGYLCWKMLALARVPWSAVYAIVSKNLLLFMPVGIVLLSLKYWGLDPVVLVLVGSLSCVLYYLYLITTDRQIQGVLIGFGAKKWLPFLFRHG, encoded by the coding sequence GTGGTCAGAGTGGCATCGACATTTGCCGGCGACATTTTCAAACTTGTCGGCGGGACAGCCATATCCCAGGCGATCGTTATTCTTGCCTCCCCCATCCTCACCCGCATGTATGGTCCTGAGGCATTTGGTCTTCTCTCTCTCTTCACCTCGGTCACCGCCATCATTGCGGTGATCGTCTGCATGCGTTATGAAATGGCGATCATGCTGCCTGAATCTGATCTTGAAGCGGCGAACCTCCTTGCCGGGTGTCTGCTTGTCACCTGCCTCATCTCCGGGCTCACGCTGTTTTTTGCCCTGAACGGGGATCTTGTGGCGGGGATGATGAATGCCCCCGAACTGGCCAGATATCTCTGGCTTGCGGCTCCTTCCGTCTTTTTCAGCGGGGTCTTTCTCTCGCTGAACTCCTGGAACTCCAGGACAAAACACTTCGGCAGACTTTCTGTTGCCACGGTGGCGAGCAAAGTGCTGGCGACGGGCACCCAGCTGGGGGCAGGCGCCGCCGGGTATGCCACTGGCGGGAGCCTCATTGCGGCAAGTGTGTTCGGCCAGATCATCGCCACCGTCGCGCTTGCCGGGCAGATCTGGCGTGAAGACCGCGATATTTTCTCCGGGGTCAGAAAAAAGGAGATCTATCTCGGATTTATTCGATATAAAAAATTTCCGCTGATCGACACCTGGTCGGCGTTGTTGAACACGCTCTCCTGGCAGCTCCCGGTATTTCTTCTTGCATTCTATTTTTCTCCGGTTGTGGTGGGATGGTACGCCCTTGGCATGCGCATGCTCCAGTTCCCGATGAGTCTCATAGGAAAGGCAATATCGCAGGTATTTTTTCAGAGGTCTGCTGAATTTCGCTCAGATGAGCGGTTTCCCCTTTTTGTGACGCAGGTGTTCCGGATGCTGGTCGTCACCGGGATGTTCCCGATCCTTCTGGTCACCGTCTTCGGGAGCGACCTTTTTGGAGTTGTTTTTGGTGAGACATGGACTGAAGCAGGGCTTTACGCCCAGATCCTGAGCATATGGGCCTTTGTGTGGTTTATATCGTCACCTCTCAGCACGCTGTACGTGGTCTTTGAAAAACAGGGATTTGGCCTCACCTTCAATCTGCTGAATATGATCTCCCGCCTCGTCTCTCTGGTCATTGGAGGGGTGCTGGGCAGTCCGACCATGGCGTTGGCCCTCTTTGCCCTCTCTGGAGTCTTCACCTACGGTTATCTCTGCTGGAAGATGCTGGCCCTTGCCAGGGTGCCGTGGTCTGCCGTTTATGCGATTGTCTCGAAAAATCTGCTCCTCTTTATGCCGGTCGGGATCGTCCTGCTCTCTCTGAAATATTGGGGTCTCGATCCGGTGGTGCTGGTCCTGGTCGGATCGCTCTCCTGCGTCCTCTACTACCTCTACCTGATCACGACAGACCGGCAGATCCAGGGGGTGTTGATCGGTTTCGGGGCGAAAAAGTGGCTGCCCTTTCTCTTCAGGCACGGCTGA